The following proteins come from a genomic window of Paenibacillus spongiae:
- a CDS encoding alpha/beta hydrolase, with product MAVWLILTGAAIVALLLWVIWTIGARSQQPRKRPNDNQPDRPFENVTFESGGSTLCGWLIHPQDREHSQPNSGNQADKRPLVVIAHGWGSNRSRVLRYTKPLLGAGFSLFMYDARSHGESDSISAPSALMFRDDIASAVASVRKFKNVDAERVAVLGHSLGGFGALLALADGLPVRAVVTDSTPTRFETMLRAELKRHKLPYFPLGLLIPPIWLHRAGITRSEYAKAQLPEALDRNDNGAHIPVLMVHANGDDFIPADDLRELAKERKLNTLFVKGAGHSSSEEDPAFWQRVIPFLKEHLQVADK from the coding sequence GTGGCAGTTTGGTTGATTTTGACGGGCGCGGCGATTGTCGCGCTTCTTCTATGGGTCATATGGACTATCGGCGCACGGAGCCAGCAGCCCCGCAAGCGGCCGAATGATAATCAACCGGACCGGCCGTTCGAGAACGTGACCTTCGAGAGCGGCGGTTCAACTCTTTGCGGGTGGCTCATTCATCCTCAGGATCGTGAACATAGCCAGCCGAATAGCGGCAATCAAGCCGACAAGCGGCCGCTTGTCGTAATTGCGCATGGCTGGGGATCGAATCGATCCCGGGTACTTCGCTATACCAAGCCGCTGCTGGGTGCCGGCTTCTCCTTATTTATGTACGATGCCCGCAGTCATGGAGAAAGCGACTCCATCTCTGCGCCATCGGCACTCATGTTCCGAGATGATATCGCGTCGGCTGTTGCTTCTGTACGCAAGTTTAAGAACGTGGACGCCGAACGGGTCGCCGTTCTCGGCCATTCGCTTGGCGGATTCGGAGCACTGCTGGCACTCGCGGATGGATTGCCTGTAAGGGCAGTGGTAACCGATTCGACACCGACGCGCTTCGAGACGATGCTAAGGGCAGAGCTAAAGCGCCACAAGCTCCCGTATTTTCCGCTTGGTCTTCTCATTCCGCCGATCTGGCTTCACCGTGCAGGTATAACGCGCAGCGAGTACGCGAAGGCGCAACTACCGGAGGCCTTAGACAGGAATGATAATGGGGCGCATATTCCCGTGCTCATGGTGCATGCTAACGGAGACGATTTCATTCCTGCAGACGATCTAAGAGAGCTGGCTAAGGAGCGTAAACTAAATACGCTGTTCGTGAAAGGCGCCGGGCACAGCTCCTCGGAGGAAGATCCGGCTTTCTGGCAGCGTGTGATTCCTTTCTTGAAGGAACATCTTCAGGTAGCGGATAAGTAA
- a CDS encoding bifunctional 4-hydroxy-2-oxoglutarate aldolase/2-dehydro-3-deoxy-phosphogluconate aldolase — protein sequence MSQMLDRLLQEKVVAIFRFIEDQYADQAAQALLDGGITLMEITMNTEGATNMIARWREKFGEQASVGAGTVLDLDMAKEAVAAGSQFMISPNLDESVVVYGYENGVPVWPGCMTPTEIVRAWKAGAEAVKVFPMGTLGWKYLAEIRAPLDKIPMMASGGVDLDNIGDYFKAGASAVGMGSKLLNMDWVRSGRFDLLTERASKFAEAAKSL from the coding sequence ATGAGTCAGATGCTGGACCGACTGCTGCAGGAAAAGGTAGTTGCTATTTTTCGTTTTATCGAGGATCAATACGCTGACCAGGCAGCGCAAGCTTTGCTGGATGGCGGCATTACATTGATGGAAATTACGATGAATACCGAGGGCGCGACCAATATGATCGCCCGCTGGCGCGAGAAGTTCGGCGAACAGGCTTCAGTCGGAGCGGGGACGGTGCTTGATCTGGATATGGCGAAGGAAGCCGTTGCTGCCGGATCGCAATTCATGATTTCCCCGAACCTGGATGAGTCTGTCGTCGTTTATGGCTATGAGAACGGCGTTCCTGTATGGCCAGGCTGCATGACGCCAACGGAAATCGTCCGGGCCTGGAAAGCGGGAGCGGAAGCGGTGAAGGTGTTCCCGATGGGAACGCTGGGCTGGAAGTACTTGGCGGAAATCCGCGCGCCATTGGACAAAATACCGATGATGGCATCTGGCGGCGTCGATCTGGATAACATCGGCGATTATTTCAAAGCAGGCGCCAGCGCGGTAGGCATGGGCAGCAAGCTGCTCAATATGGATTGGGTGCGCAGCGGACGATTCGATCTGCTGACCGAAAGGGCAAGCAAGTTCGCAGAAGCGGCTAAATCCTTGTAA
- the mutY gene encoding A/G-specific adenine glycosylase, whose protein sequence is MTTEAAEYFSRELLGWYRQNKRVLPWRMNRDPYRIWVSEVMLQQTRVDTVIPYYERFMDKFPTAEALAEAPEAEVLKCWEGLGYYSRARNLQAGAQEVVSRHDGVVPDDKAAVSALRGVGPYTAGAIMSIAFNRPEPAVDGNVMRVLSRYFCLEDDIAKPSTRVSIEKLAASLIPEGAAGDFNQALMELGALVCTPKSPGCLTCPVMAHCEGRMAGKEHILPIKTKAKPPRPELRLAALVTGTGSHAGKILIRQRPDTGLLARMWELPHIAGPSIAAAEDSDMPKKRRRAGAKAEPVPQRVREEQMDILCRTLAGEERVLIRPTSWWGEAEHVFSHLVWDVQVYITEFGFMLEEAAAAQEASALLADRAAEAHAVYAWQHDAGNEPAAEAAEADNLASLPANYRWIGPEDMSNYAFPNVFLRILREYWETVD, encoded by the coding sequence ATGACAACAGAGGCGGCCGAATATTTCAGTCGCGAGCTGCTAGGCTGGTACCGTCAGAATAAACGGGTGCTGCCATGGCGGATGAACCGCGATCCGTACCGGATCTGGGTATCGGAGGTCATGCTGCAGCAGACGAGAGTCGATACGGTGATTCCTTATTACGAACGGTTTATGGACAAGTTTCCGACCGCTGAGGCATTGGCGGAAGCGCCGGAGGCAGAGGTGCTGAAGTGTTGGGAAGGGCTTGGCTATTATTCCCGCGCCCGTAATCTTCAAGCAGGAGCGCAGGAGGTCGTAAGCCGTCATGACGGCGTCGTACCCGACGATAAAGCGGCGGTATCTGCGCTAAGAGGCGTTGGTCCGTATACGGCAGGAGCCATCATGAGCATTGCCTTTAACCGTCCCGAGCCTGCAGTGGACGGCAATGTCATGCGCGTCTTGTCCCGTTATTTCTGCTTGGAGGATGACATTGCGAAGCCATCCACCCGCGTAAGCATCGAGAAGCTGGCTGCGTCCTTAATCCCTGAAGGCGCAGCCGGAGATTTCAACCAAGCCTTGATGGAGCTTGGCGCCCTCGTATGCACGCCCAAGTCGCCGGGCTGCCTGACCTGTCCCGTGATGGCTCATTGCGAAGGAAGGATGGCGGGCAAGGAGCATATCCTTCCGATCAAGACGAAGGCGAAGCCGCCGCGTCCGGAATTACGGCTGGCTGCCTTAGTTACCGGCACGGGATCGCATGCCGGCAAGATTCTGATCCGGCAGCGTCCGGACACCGGGCTGCTCGCGCGAATGTGGGAGCTGCCGCATATAGCGGGTCCGTCGATCGCCGCGGCAGAAGACAGTGACATGCCGAAGAAGCGCCGCCGTGCCGGGGCTAAGGCAGAGCCCGTGCCGCAGCGCGTGCGCGAGGAGCAGATGGATATCCTCTGCCGCACCTTGGCCGGCGAAGAACGTGTCCTGATTCGGCCGACAAGCTGGTGGGGCGAAGCGGAGCATGTTTTTAGCCATCTGGTCTGGGATGTTCAAGTCTACATAACGGAGTTCGGCTTTATGCTGGAAGAAGCCGCTGCGGCACAGGAGGCGTCCGCTCTTCTGGCGGATCGGGCGGCTGAAGCGCATGCGGTTTATGCATGGCAGCATGACGCAGGGAATGAACCGGCAGCAGAGGCCGCCGAAGCGGACAACCTAGCGAGCCTACCGGCCAACTACCGTTGGATTGGTCCTGAAGATATGTCAAATTACGCATTTCCTAACGTATTCTTGCGCATTTTACGCGAATATTGGGAGACGGTTGATTGA
- a CDS encoding AraC family transcriptional regulator, which translates to MKPTYKMILQNYFHRFQAAVSMAAFSENLPDWNQAEIPDYHRYWYIRSGEGWLVMDDQTYEIKPGRLYVLPAGSSQSFGTDSNTGIEMYWCHFRAAIGDLEFLHQLKFPISVEIDDHKNIESIFERMIQSYRSQSLTKELRLRSAMLDLMAAYLDHCKLNDITGEGIELVEKMDPVLRYIEEHIRENIKVDKLASIAYLHPNYFIGFFKNVVGCSPIQYVNGRRLENAKRLLEETTASVADIAKQVGMQNHYLSRLFKQYIGLTPSRYRQLYRMSAASSGIKEGSEELS; encoded by the coding sequence ATGAAACCTACATACAAGATGATTTTACAAAATTACTTTCATCGCTTTCAAGCGGCTGTATCTATGGCGGCGTTCTCGGAAAATCTGCCGGATTGGAATCAAGCCGAGATTCCTGATTATCACCGGTATTGGTATATTCGCAGTGGAGAAGGTTGGCTGGTAATGGATGATCAAACTTATGAAATCAAGCCTGGCCGGCTTTATGTGCTGCCTGCGGGGAGCTCACAATCCTTCGGTACGGACAGCAATACAGGAATTGAGATGTACTGGTGTCACTTTCGGGCGGCAATCGGAGACCTGGAGTTTTTACATCAGCTCAAGTTTCCGATCAGTGTTGAAATTGACGACCATAAGAACATCGAATCGATCTTTGAACGTATGATTCAATCCTATCGTTCGCAATCGTTAACGAAGGAGCTGCGATTGCGGTCGGCCATGTTGGATCTGATGGCTGCGTATTTGGATCACTGCAAATTAAACGATATAACGGGCGAAGGGATCGAGCTGGTCGAGAAGATGGACCCGGTTCTTCGCTATATCGAAGAGCATATAAGAGAGAATATCAAGGTCGATAAGCTGGCAAGCATTGCCTATCTACATCCGAACTATTTTATCGGCTTCTTCAAAAATGTGGTGGGTTGTTCGCCCATCCAATACGTGAACGGAAGACGGCTGGAGAACGCGAAGCGGCTGTTAGAGGAAACGACGGCAAGCGTGGCGGATATCGCCAAGCAGGTAGGCATGCAAAATCATTATCTGTCCCGCTTGTTCAAGCAGTACATCGGATTGACTCCAAGCCGCTACCGGCAGCTATACCGCATGTCCGCAGCGTCAAGCGGCATAAAGGAAGGAAGTGAAGAGCTTTCATGA
- a CDS encoding c-type cytochrome codes for MMKMTSNTPSRILRNALPLMLGAVMILLTGCGGGGSNTLEGPAQTVKIYKANCVSCHGSELQGKMGASSNLQDVGARMTEEEIIQQIRDGEGSMPEFASKLEADEITALAEWLASKK; via the coding sequence ATGATGAAGATGACATCCAATACCCCAAGTCGGATTTTAAGAAATGCACTCCCTCTGATGCTGGGCGCCGTCATGATCTTATTGACCGGCTGCGGGGGAGGAGGATCGAATACGCTTGAAGGTCCTGCCCAGACAGTCAAAATCTATAAAGCGAACTGTGTCTCCTGCCACGGTTCCGAGCTGCAGGGGAAGATGGGCGCCTCTTCTAATCTGCAGGACGTCGGCGCCCGGATGACGGAAGAGGAAATTATCCAGCAAATCCGGGACGGCGAAGGTTCCATGCCCGAATTCGCCTCCAAGCTTGAAGCCGATGAAATAACCGCGCTCGCGGAGTGGCTGGCTTCGAAGAAGTGA
- the acpS gene encoding holo-ACP synthase codes for MILGIGHDITSIERIDSLLQGKAGERFKARILTDTERAAASELSGGRLAEYVAGRFASKEAVSKAFGCGIGGTLSFHDLAIVRSSLGKPECQLSAAAWEKLGLAEEQTAVHVTITHDGPLASAFVVVERLRA; via the coding sequence ATGATACTTGGCATCGGACATGACATAACGTCCATTGAACGAATCGATTCACTGCTTCAAGGCAAAGCGGGAGAGCGATTCAAAGCGCGTATCTTGACGGATACCGAACGGGCGGCGGCATCCGAATTGAGCGGCGGCCGTCTAGCGGAATATGTAGCCGGGCGGTTCGCGTCCAAAGAAGCCGTGTCCAAAGCGTTCGGCTGCGGAATTGGCGGCACATTAAGCTTCCATGATCTGGCCATCGTTCGAAGTTCTCTAGGCAAGCCGGAGTGTCAGCTAAGCGCGGCGGCTTGGGAGAAACTCGGGCTTGCCGAGGAGCAAACGGCTGTGCATGTCACGATTACGCATGACGGACCGCTCGCATCCGCATTCGTTGTCGTAGAGCGGCTGCGAGCCTGA
- the nadE gene encoding ammonia-dependent NAD(+) synthetase, with translation MSLQQEIIQRLGVKPEIDPAIECRKRVDFLKEHVRNSGTTGLLIAISGGLDSAVATGLCKKATDELTAETGKPYMTLGVFQPYGEQGDIAHSYEVAEAFKLEHRVETNIQEAVDEIALEVEHAMKDIGISRHISRGGKGNVKARTRMVVQYALAFDLNLLVVGTDHASEAITGFYTKWGDGAVDITPLSTLNKRQVGQLGAYLGVPQSVLDKAPTAGLWEGQTDENELGITYADNSDYLEGKVINDEAREKLEKQYVKTHHKRDPIPGI, from the coding sequence ATGAGCTTGCAGCAGGAAATTATTCAGCGGCTTGGCGTCAAGCCGGAGATCGATCCGGCGATAGAATGCCGCAAACGGGTTGATTTTCTTAAGGAACACGTTCGCAACTCGGGAACGACCGGGCTGCTGATCGCCATTAGCGGCGGGCTCGACAGCGCCGTTGCGACAGGCCTCTGCAAGAAAGCGACGGATGAGCTGACGGCGGAGACCGGAAAGCCTTATATGACGCTGGGCGTTTTCCAGCCTTACGGCGAGCAGGGCGATATCGCCCACAGCTACGAGGTTGCCGAGGCATTCAAGCTCGAGCACCGCGTCGAGACGAATATTCAAGAAGCGGTCGACGAGATCGCCCTTGAAGTGGAGCATGCGATGAAGGACATCGGCATCTCGCGTCACATTAGCCGTGGCGGCAAAGGCAATGTGAAGGCTCGCACCCGGATGGTGGTGCAGTATGCGCTGGCATTCGACTTGAACCTGCTTGTTGTCGGCACCGATCATGCTTCGGAGGCCATTACCGGCTTCTATACCAAATGGGGCGACGGGGCGGTCGACATTACGCCTCTGAGCACGCTTAACAAGCGGCAGGTCGGTCAGCTCGGCGCCTACCTTGGCGTGCCGCAGAGCGTGCTTGACAAGGCGCCGACAGCAGGCTTATGGGAAGGGCAGACCGACGAGAATGAGCTGGGCATTACCTATGCCGATAACAGCGATTATCTGGAAGGCAAAGTCATCAACGATGAAGCGCGGGAGAAGCTGGAGAAGCAGTATGTGAAGACACACCATAAACGCGATCCGATTCCTGGCATCTAA
- a CDS encoding BrxA/BrxB family bacilliredoxin, translating into MSMSFERYMLDTVQPMRDDLTRLGVQELRTADEVEAALPTAKGTALVVINSVCGCAAGQCRPGVGKALEHDVTPDHLFTVFAGQDKEATAKAREYFAPYPPSSPSIALMKDGELVYFIERHQIENRSAEAIAADLAGAFDRFCR; encoded by the coding sequence ATGTCAATGTCTTTCGAACGATATATGCTGGATACTGTACAACCTATGCGCGATGATCTGACGCGTCTGGGCGTTCAAGAGCTCCGTACGGCCGACGAGGTTGAAGCTGCGCTTCCAACGGCTAAAGGCACGGCGCTCGTTGTGATCAATTCGGTTTGCGGCTGTGCAGCCGGTCAATGCCGTCCAGGTGTCGGCAAAGCGCTGGAGCATGACGTAACGCCGGACCACCTGTTCACCGTATTTGCCGGCCAGGACAAAGAGGCGACCGCGAAAGCTCGTGAATATTTTGCTCCGTATCCGCCTTCTTCCCCATCCATTGCACTCATGAAAGATGGAGAACTCGTATACTTTATTGAACGTCATCAAATTGAGAACCGTTCGGCTGAAGCAATTGCGGCAGACCTTGCTGGAGCATTCGACCGGTTCTGCCGATAA
- a CDS encoding DUF3905 domain-containing protein, producing MNSKSTDGSSEQSRNSFDREPLVNKDDPALDPYEINFLPQFQHGRGPRSPFVNSSGVVIGDHQYDSPQSPLNRWTTDTDPAVMSGDEWVHPFKDIGFLRDENRDYFEKGIPPQPGIFMHPDKDAAYAAGLDRPEKEQGSELES from the coding sequence GTGAACTCTAAATCGACGGATGGCTCATCGGAGCAAAGCCGCAACTCGTTTGACCGCGAGCCCTTGGTGAACAAAGACGATCCGGCGCTGGATCCGTACGAAATCAATTTTCTGCCGCAATTCCAGCATGGCCGGGGTCCGCGTTCTCCGTTTGTCAACAGCAGCGGCGTCGTGATCGGGGATCATCAATACGATTCGCCGCAATCGCCGCTTAACCGCTGGACGACCGATACGGATCCGGCGGTCATGTCCGGGGACGAATGGGTCCATCCATTCAAGGATATCGGCTTCCTTCGAGACGAGAATCGGGATTATTTTGAGAAAGGCATCCCGCCGCAGCCGGGTATATTCATGCATCCGGATAAAGATGCGGCTTATGCAGCGGGACTGGATCGTCCCGAGAAGGAGCAGGGCAGCGAGCTAGAATCGTAA
- a CDS encoding two-component system sensor histidine kinase NtrB, with the protein MWKQTLLQVIVALMPVFTFQLWYERSKTRKYIPFVFGFLCFVAMVVSYAACSNSEYFHVDYCLVPLLVGSLYGGFYVTVTLVLTYVALQLVTGYGAWTWVEIGGVLLIMLPVLLKAIRPFQQADREGRQRLALGAAAVMMLIEFVVFLSYQYVERPDTTPLSLYLFMHSGFYFLTTWVIVFLVENFREKQTLHEKLEMISNNYRLEVQKMQQFIDKTPLGVLFTDQHGMITHINEMAFTTLQHSLSGKERDELLGMPYTVLNEGMEHSPLSKQLNQALNGFQTSSEIILGQGKIYMQTGICVRDMLNQNIIGAAIISHDISELNRLRDEVGRMERLSLVGQMAASITHEIRNPMAVIRGFIQLMRERSPEHQQEYFRIVMEELDRANGIINDFLSLAQNRIIEKESCSLHDIIHDLMPLLLADANMRGQTIELKLDEYMPRLMLNAKEMKQLILNLARNGMEAMDHTGILKICTQVTSDHVELRVIDEGCGIPKEQLERLFEPFYTTKARGTGLGLPLCLSIVERHGGQIRVESVESIGTAFIVTFNRYADL; encoded by the coding sequence GTGTGGAAGCAGACGCTCTTGCAAGTCATTGTCGCCTTGATGCCCGTGTTCACTTTTCAGCTCTGGTACGAACGTTCAAAGACTCGAAAATATATTCCCTTCGTTTTCGGCTTTCTATGCTTTGTGGCGATGGTAGTCAGCTATGCCGCATGTTCGAATAGCGAGTACTTTCATGTGGATTATTGCTTAGTGCCGCTGCTTGTTGGATCATTGTACGGTGGTTTTTATGTAACCGTAACGCTCGTCCTTACGTATGTAGCCTTACAGCTTGTTACGGGCTATGGTGCATGGACATGGGTGGAGATTGGCGGCGTGCTGCTGATTATGCTGCCGGTTCTGCTTAAGGCAATACGACCGTTCCAACAAGCGGACCGGGAAGGCAGGCAGCGGCTTGCGCTAGGCGCGGCTGCTGTAATGATGCTTATCGAATTCGTGGTATTCTTAAGCTATCAATATGTAGAGCGGCCCGATACGACACCTTTATCTCTATACCTGTTCATGCATTCGGGCTTCTATTTCCTTACGACGTGGGTCATTGTCTTCCTCGTGGAAAATTTTAGAGAAAAACAAACGCTGCATGAGAAGTTAGAGATGATCTCGAACAATTACCGGCTTGAAGTGCAGAAGATGCAGCAATTCATCGATAAGACGCCGCTTGGCGTCCTGTTTACCGATCAACATGGAATGATTACGCATATTAATGAGATGGCCTTCACTACTTTGCAGCATTCATTATCAGGCAAAGAGCGGGATGAATTATTAGGCATGCCATATACGGTATTGAATGAAGGCATGGAGCATTCTCCGCTGAGCAAACAATTGAATCAAGCATTGAACGGGTTTCAAACTTCCTCGGAGATTATTCTGGGGCAGGGAAAGATTTATATGCAAACCGGCATTTGTGTTCGTGACATGCTGAACCAGAACATCATTGGCGCCGCTATCATATCGCATGATATCTCGGAATTGAACCGGCTGCGCGATGAAGTCGGACGTATGGAGAGACTGAGTCTCGTCGGTCAAATGGCTGCCAGCATTACGCATGAAATCCGCAATCCAATGGCTGTCATTCGCGGCTTCATTCAACTGATGCGGGAGCGGAGTCCGGAGCATCAACAGGAATATTTTCGGATTGTCATGGAGGAGCTCGACCGCGCCAATGGGATCATCAACGATTTTCTCTCGCTCGCCCAGAACCGGATCATTGAGAAGGAAAGCTGTTCTCTTCACGATATCATCCATGACCTGATGCCGCTGCTTCTGGCAGATGCGAATATGCGCGGGCAAACAATCGAGCTCAAGCTTGACGAATATATGCCGAGACTGATGTTGAATGCAAAGGAAATGAAGCAGCTTATCTTGAATCTGGCCCGGAACGGCATGGAAGCGATGGACCATACGGGCATATTGAAGATCTGCACGCAAGTTACGAGCGACCATGTTGAGCTACGGGTTATCGACGAAGGATGCGGGATACCGAAGGAACAGCTGGAACGTCTATTCGAGCCGTTCTACACAACGAAGGCGCGCGGGACCGGGCTTGGTTTGCCTTTATGTTTAAGCATCGTGGAACGGCACGGAGGCCAGATTCGGGTCGAATCCGTGGAATCAATCGGTACCGCTTTCATTGTTACATTCAATCGATATGCAGACCTATAA
- a CDS encoding LytTR family transcriptional regulator DNA-binding domain-containing protein, translating into MKIPVTRDKNNDTPIFMLDTADILYIQTDEGTIVFQTASESYYPLAPSLSTYVKHLEQYGFHKLDRINLVNKNKIVAYDHDHGKVFFESVDDKQGKSTTVAFMHRSKLRQDIERWIDENINRSDT; encoded by the coding sequence ATGAAAATCCCCGTTACCCGAGACAAGAATAACGATACGCCGATCTTCATGCTGGATACGGCGGATATTCTATATATCCAAACCGATGAAGGAACCATCGTGTTTCAAACGGCGAGTGAAAGTTACTATCCTCTGGCGCCCTCTCTATCCACCTATGTGAAACATCTGGAGCAGTACGGCTTTCATAAACTTGACCGAATCAATCTCGTCAATAAGAATAAAATTGTAGCCTACGACCATGATCACGGGAAGGTTTTTTTTGAATCCGTTGACGATAAACAAGGAAAGTCGACAACAGTCGCGTTTATGCACCGAAGCAAGCTGCGACAAGACATCGAAAGATGGATCGACGAAAACATCAATAGATCGGATACATAG
- a CDS encoding cyclic lactone autoinducer peptide, whose product MKTKFARVLATALGGLAVVFVSTACIWVGHRPETPAELLQK is encoded by the coding sequence ATGAAAACCAAATTCGCACGCGTATTGGCAACTGCACTAGGCGGTTTAGCTGTTGTTTTTGTTTCCACTGCCTGTATCTGGGTTGGACACCGTCCTGAGACTCCGGCTGAGCTATTGCAGAAGTAA
- a CDS encoding accessory gene regulator B family protein — protein sequence MIDALSERISLRIYELNDKKNVSQAVMKYALVSVFTNTITFILSCVIGILAGAFAETLIAMVLIALLRTLSGGYHLQSAVLCIVVSTVVITVIPFIPVNSTMVIVLTLIAAVLNFIYAPSRLRGVTRLSEKALQFRKWLAIAIILSNLVISSDIVSLACIVQAITLINKSRRG from the coding sequence ATGATAGACGCGCTATCGGAACGTATCAGCCTCAGAATCTATGAATTGAACGATAAGAAAAACGTCAGCCAGGCCGTCATGAAATATGCGCTGGTCTCCGTTTTCACCAATACGATCACATTCATTCTTTCCTGCGTTATCGGCATTCTTGCCGGCGCTTTTGCAGAGACGTTGATTGCAATGGTATTAATCGCTTTATTGCGCACATTATCCGGCGGCTATCATCTGCAATCCGCTGTTCTCTGTATCGTTGTATCAACAGTCGTTATTACGGTTATTCCCTTTATACCCGTGAATTCTACAATGGTAATTGTGCTGACTTTGATTGCCGCCGTTCTTAATTTCATCTATGCGCCTTCCCGCCTGAGGGGGGTAACCAGATTGTCGGAGAAGGCCCTTCAGTTCAGGAAATGGCTTGCCATTGCCATCATTCTTAGTAATCTCGTAATCTCTTCTGATATAGTATCACTAGCGTGCATTGTACAAGCGATTACGTTGATTAATAAATCCAGAAGGGGGTGA
- a CDS encoding NAD(P)/FAD-dependent oxidoreductase, translating into MIFDVIIIGGGSAGLMAGIAASETGGRVILVDKGDKLGRKLGISGGGRCNVTNNKELDELIKHIPGNGRFLYSALSHFGNKDIIAFFENLGIALKEEDNGRMFPVTDKAKTVVDALINQVRKQGVAIRVDSPVDKVLYADGSVTGVRLKSGDILSGKNVIIASGGKSVPQTGSTGDGYVWAEQAGHSITELFPTEVPITSNEPFIQSKELQGLSLRDIGLSVWNPKGKKIIEHQGDMLFTHFGISGPAALRCSQFVVKALKQYEAGNIMLTVDLLPDKSVDEVYSETLHLSKTESKKTIKNVLKGYVPERLIPLLLQAAELDEALTYDNIPRQGWMTLAKHIKAFPIRAYGTLSLREAFVTGGGVNLKEIDPKTMESKLMQGLFFCGEILDIHGYTGGYNITAAFSTGYLAGKSAARQL; encoded by the coding sequence ATGATATTTGATGTCATCATCATCGGCGGTGGTTCCGCAGGCCTAATGGCCGGCATCGCCGCCAGCGAAACCGGAGGCAGGGTCATTCTTGTCGATAAGGGAGATAAGCTCGGACGCAAGCTGGGCATCTCGGGAGGCGGAAGATGCAATGTAACGAACAATAAAGAGCTGGACGAGCTGATCAAGCATATCCCCGGAAACGGCAGATTTTTATACAGCGCCCTATCGCATTTTGGCAACAAGGATATTATCGCGTTCTTCGAGAACCTTGGCATCGCACTGAAAGAAGAGGACAACGGCCGCATGTTCCCCGTCACCGACAAGGCCAAGACCGTCGTCGATGCGCTGATCAATCAAGTGCGCAAGCAGGGCGTCGCGATCAGGGTCGACTCCCCTGTCGATAAGGTTCTGTACGCCGACGGCAGCGTTACGGGCGTGCGTCTGAAATCAGGCGACATACTCAGCGGCAAGAACGTCATTATCGCCTCCGGGGGCAAATCGGTTCCGCAGACCGGTTCGACCGGCGACGGATATGTCTGGGCTGAGCAAGCCGGCCATTCGATCACGGAGCTGTTCCCGACCGAGGTTCCCATAACATCCAACGAGCCTTTCATTCAATCGAAGGAGCTTCAAGGCCTGTCCCTCCGGGATATTGGCCTGTCCGTATGGAATCCCAAGGGGAAGAAGATCATCGAGCATCAAGGGGACATGCTGTTTACGCATTTCGGCATATCCGGACCTGCCGCGCTGCGGTGCAGCCAATTCGTCGTCAAAGCGTTAAAGCAGTATGAGGCCGGGAACATTATGCTTACCGTCGATCTCCTGCCCGATAAAAGCGTGGATGAAGTTTATTCGGAAACGTTGCATTTGTCGAAGACGGAATCGAAGAAGACCATCAAAAACGTGTTGAAGGGCTATGTGCCGGAACGTCTTATTCCGCTTTTGCTCCAAGCTGCCGAGCTGGACGAGGCTCTCACCTACGATAATATTCCCCGGCAGGGTTGGATGACGCTGGCCAAACATATCAAGGCCTTCCCGATCCGGGCGTACGGAACCCTTTCATTAAGAGAAGCATTCGTAACAGGCGGCGGGGTTAATCTGAAGGAGATCGATCCCAAAACAATGGAATCCAAGCTCATGCAAGGTCTATTTTTCTGCGGTGAAATTCTCGATATACATGGTTATACGGGCGGTTATAACATTACAGCCGCTTTCTCGACAGGCTACCTTGCAGGAAAAAGCGCAGCCCGCCAGCTTTAA